The following are from one region of the Pseudomonadota bacterium genome:
- the rpoB gene encoding DNA-directed RNA polymerase subunit beta, giving the protein MSERLLAKKRLRKNFGQIQRIVEIPDLIGMQLESYKRLLQMDVAPEKREDIGLQAVFKSVFPIKDYTGSASLEYVSYRFGEIKHGVGECIHRGMTYEIAVRITVRLVVYDVDKETGISSIRDIKEQEIYFGTVPLMTNKGTFIVNGTERVVVGQLHRSSGVFFDHDKGKTHSSGKIIYSSRIIPVRGSWIDLEIDPKDIVYIRIDRRRKFPITIFFKAFGYTPEDLLSYFYKSEKIIIRGKSLYKELREDLCKDQKFTRDIKDPETGEILAKKGRPYTPKLIKKLISSKMGTIPINIEDIIERAFAYTIYEPGTNKPIVKANDTVTEKLISKLNDAGINEFGTLFSDVMSSSDSIRKTLAVDKVSSKEEALVEIYRRLRPGNPVTPEVAQNFIDNLFFKTAYYDLSSVGRVKINQRLGIESYPDLKILRKEDILLTAKTLIELRDSQGIVDDIDHLGNRRIRAVGELLENQYRIGLVRMERAIKERMSLQEVDTLMPHDLINPKPVAAIVKEFFGTSQLSQFMDQTNPLSETTHKRRLSALGPGGLTRERAGFEVRDVHPSHYGRICPIETPEGPNIGLIVSLSTYARVNDYGFIETPYRVVNDGTVTNEVKFLDAFEEKDLPIAQAKAPMDEKGNYINPLVTSRVAGETMMVNKEDVALMDVSPNQLVSVSASLIPFLENDDANRALMGSNMQRQAVPLMVSEAPLVGTGIEGVVAKDSGVTVVAERDGVVESVDACRIILSHDPSEKGYDRHVTINNLSKYMRSNQNTCFNHRPIVEKGQRVEAGEIIADGPATEKGELSLGKNVTVAFMPWGGFNFEDSILVSERLVKDGVYTSVHIEEFEIVARDTKLGKEDITRDIPNVGDEALKDLDESGIIRLGAEVKPGDILVGKITPKGETQLSPEEKLLRAIFGEKAGDVKDTSLRVPPGVEGTVIDAKVFSRRGIDKDERTYFIEETEIKVLERNRDDELSVIEDIARVQIIEILDGQICNTPVKKGKKALIAKGDKIDAEMLADIPVAQLEGIVLKDAAVTEQIHDLLEQYRSQRTLCREGFEKTISRYEKGDDLPPGVIKMVKIYIAMKRKLSVGDKMAGRHGNKGVVSRILPQEDMPYFEDGTPVDMVLNPL; this is encoded by the coding sequence ATGTCGGAAAGGCTTTTGGCAAAAAAAAGGCTAAGAAAAAATTTCGGTCAGATCCAAAGAATTGTTGAAATACCTGATCTGATAGGGATGCAGCTGGAATCATATAAACGTTTATTGCAAATGGATGTTGCTCCTGAAAAACGGGAAGATATCGGGCTTCAGGCAGTATTTAAATCGGTGTTCCCAATAAAAGATTATACAGGGAGCGCTTCTCTTGAGTATGTATCCTATAGATTCGGAGAGATAAAACATGGTGTTGGGGAATGCATACACAGAGGTATGACTTATGAAATAGCTGTACGCATAACCGTAAGGCTTGTTGTTTATGATGTTGACAAGGAAACCGGTATTTCAAGTATTCGTGACATAAAAGAGCAGGAGATTTATTTTGGAACGGTTCCCCTTATGACAAATAAAGGCACTTTTATTGTCAATGGGACCGAAAGGGTTGTTGTTGGACAGCTTCACAGATCGTCCGGGGTGTTTTTTGACCATGATAAGGGGAAAACCCATTCAAGCGGCAAAATTATTTACAGTTCGAGAATAATACCTGTGCGCGGGTCATGGATAGATCTTGAGATTGATCCAAAAGATATAGTCTATATAAGAATAGACAGAAGACGCAAGTTTCCTATCACGATTTTCTTTAAAGCATTTGGATATACGCCTGAAGATCTTCTCTCATATTTTTATAAGAGTGAGAAGATAATCATACGTGGAAAAAGCTTATATAAAGAACTTAGAGAAGATTTATGCAAAGATCAGAAATTTACACGTGATATTAAAGATCCGGAAACTGGTGAAATACTAGCTAAAAAAGGTCGCCCATATACTCCAAAGCTTATAAAGAAGCTGATATCATCCAAAATGGGTACAATACCAATAAATATTGAAGATATTATTGAAAGAGCCTTTGCATATACTATTTATGAACCTGGAACGAATAAGCCTATAGTCAAGGCAAATGATACGGTCACTGAAAAGTTGATCTCAAAACTGAATGATGCCGGTATCAATGAATTCGGGACACTATTTTCTGATGTTATGTCGAGCAGCGACTCAATAAGAAAAACTTTGGCTGTAGATAAAGTAAGTTCAAAAGAAGAAGCGCTTGTTGAAATATACAGGAGGCTTAGGCCCGGCAATCCGGTAACACCCGAGGTTGCTCAGAATTTTATCGACAATTTATTTTTTAAAACAGCATATTATGATCTTTCGAGTGTAGGAAGAGTAAAAATAAACCAGCGTTTAGGTATTGAATCTTACCCAGATCTAAAGATCTTAAGAAAAGAAGATATTCTTCTTACAGCAAAAACTTTAATAGAATTAAGAGATTCACAAGGAATTGTTGATGATATCGACCATCTTGGTAACCGCCGGATTAGAGCGGTAGGTGAGCTTCTAGAAAATCAATACCGTATCGGTTTGGTACGTATGGAAAGAGCTATAAAAGAGAGAATGAGCTTACAAGAAGTTGATACCCTTATGCCTCATGATCTTATCAATCCCAAGCCTGTAGCTGCGATTGTTAAAGAGTTTTTTGGCACAAGCCAGTTAAGCCAGTTTATGGATCAGACGAACCCACTTTCCGAGACTACCCACAAGAGAAGATTAAGCGCACTTGGCCCAGGGGGATTAACACGTGAACGGGCCGGATTTGAGGTAAGAGATGTTCATCCTTCCCACTACGGGCGTATATGCCCGATTGAAACACCGGAAGGTCCTAATATTGGACTTATTGTTTCGTTGAGTACTTATGCTCGTGTTAATGATTATGGATTTATCGAAACTCCTTACAGGGTGGTTAATGATGGCACAGTAACAAATGAAGTTAAATTTCTTGATGCATTTGAAGAAAAGGATTTGCCTATTGCACAGGCGAAAGCACCCATGGATGAAAAAGGTAACTATATAAATCCACTTGTTACGTCCCGCGTGGCAGGTGAAACCATGATGGTTAATAAAGAAGATGTTGCACTTATGGATGTTTCCCCGAATCAGCTTGTAAGTGTTTCCGCTTCCTTGATCCCTTTTCTTGAAAATGATGATGCAAACAGGGCTTTAATGGGTTCAAACATGCAACGGCAGGCTGTTCCGCTTATGGTTAGTGAAGCCCCTCTTGTCGGGACCGGTATAGAAGGAGTTGTAGCTAAAGACTCCGGTGTTACAGTAGTTGCCGAGCGCGACGGAGTGGTTGAATCTGTGGATGCATGTCGGATAATCCTTTCTCATGATCCTTCGGAGAAAGGGTATGACAGGCATGTTACTATTAATAATCTGTCAAAATATATGCGTTCAAACCAGAATACGTGTTTTAATCACCGACCAATTGTTGAAAAAGGTCAGCGCGTGGAAGCCGGAGAAATAATTGCCGATGGGCCTGCTACGGAAAAAGGAGAACTTTCTCTGGGTAAAAACGTTACTGTAGCCTTTATGCCTTGGGGTGGATTTAATTTTGAGGATTCAATTCTTGTTAGCGAAAGACTAGTAAAAGATGGTGTTTACACCTCTGTCCATATTGAAGAATTTGAAATAGTAGCGAGAGATACAAAACTTGGTAAGGAAGATATTACTCGTGATATCCCAAATGTGGGCGATGAAGCTTTGAAAGACCTTGATGAAAGCGGTATCATAAGGCTTGGAGCCGAAGTTAAACCTGGTGATATCCTGGTTGGAAAGATTACTCCCAAAGGCGAAACTCAGCTTTCTCCTGAAGAAAAGCTTCTTCGTGCTATATTTGGAGAAAAAGCTGGAGATGTAAAAGATACTTCCTTAAGAGTTCCCCCCGGAGTTGAAGGAACTGTTATTGATGCAAAGGTTTTTTCAAGACGTGGAATAGATAAGGATGAACGCACATATTTTATAGAAGAGACTGAAATAAAAGTGTTGGAGAGAAACCGTGATGATGAACTTTCGGTTATTGAAGATATAGCACGTGTTCAGATTATTGAGATTTTAGACGGCCAGATATGCAATACCCCGGTCAAAAAGGGTAAAAAAGCTTTGATTGCAAAGGGTGACAAAATAGATGCAGAAATGCTTGCTGACATTCCTGTGGCTCAGCTTGAAGGTATTGTTTTAAAGGATGCCGCTGTTACAGAACAGATTCACGATCTTCTTGAACAATACAGATCTCAGCGTACCCTTTGCCGGGAGGGTTTTGAAAAAACCATCAGCAGATACGAAAAGGGTGATGATCTTCCACCGGGTGTTATAAAGATGGTTAAGATATATATTGCCATGAAAAGAAAACTTTCGGTCGGTGATAAAATGGCTGGCCGGCATGGTAATAAAGGAGTAGTTTCAAGGATTTTGCCACAGGAAGATATGCCATATTTTGAAGACGGAACTCCGGTTGATATGGTTTTAAATCCACT
- the rplL gene encoding 50S ribosomal protein L7/L12 produces the protein MSDITKEDVIEFIASMSVLDLSELIKELEEKFGVSAAAPVAMVAAAGPAAAESQAEEQTEFSVILTSHGDKKIQIIKEVRAITGLGLKEAKTLVDEIPKAVKEGISKEEADKIKAQLEESGAQVEIK, from the coding sequence ATGTCAGATATTACTAAAGAAGATGTTATTGAATTTATAGCTAGCATGTCAGTTCTCGATTTGTCCGAGCTTATTAAGGAGTTGGAAGAAAAGTTCGGCGTATCTGCGGCAGCTCCTGTGGCAATGGTAGCCGCAGCTGGTCCGGCTGCAGCTGAATCTCAAGCCGAAGAGCAGACAGAATTTTCTGTTATTCTGACTTCGCATGGTGACAAAAAGATTCAGATCATCAAAGAAGTAAGAGCAATTACAGGTCTTGGCCTAAAAGAGGCAAAAACTCTTGTTGATGAAATTCCAAAAGCAGTAAAAGAGGGTATATCAAAAGAAGAGGCGGACAAGATCAAAGCACAGCTTGAAGAATCCGGCGCCCAGGTCGAAATAAAATAA